One genomic window of Arthrobacter sp. KBS0703 includes the following:
- a CDS encoding universal stress protein: MSPERFSGPPPLLVGVVPGQHPEVLQTAAALAQKLSAPLLCAYVDEASYLVEWDPARSAHRLSLHPDKDDDDIRSLTNDLKSTIGSAVRNTSPEWMLRTLAGDPARALGRLAAEVNAPMIIVGTPERGFGHRLTEVLNGSVAAWLTHHQSRPVLVVPFRMAAHEDRPG; the protein is encoded by the coding sequence ATGTCTCCAGAGCGCTTCAGCGGCCCCCCTCCCCTGCTCGTCGGAGTAGTGCCCGGCCAGCATCCCGAGGTCCTCCAGACAGCCGCCGCCCTGGCCCAGAAGCTCTCCGCCCCGCTGCTTTGCGCCTACGTGGACGAGGCAAGCTACCTCGTGGAGTGGGACCCGGCACGTTCCGCCCACCGCCTCTCGCTCCATCCGGACAAGGACGACGACGACATCCGGTCCCTGACGAATGACCTTAAGTCCACGATCGGCTCCGCCGTACGGAACACGTCCCCCGAATGGATGCTCCGGACACTCGCTGGCGATCCGGCCCGCGCCCTCGGACGGCTCGCGGCCGAGGTCAACGCACCCATGATCATCGTTGGTACCCCCGAGCGGGGCTTCGGCCATCGCCTGACAGAGGTCCTCAACGGCTCGGTCGCAGCCTGGCTCACGCACCACCAGAGCCGTCCCGTGCTGGTGGTGCCGTTCAGGATGGCCGCCCACGAGGACCGGCCCGGGTGA
- a CDS encoding FCD domain-containing protein, translated as MSGSFQYYAPDELNRSLQDHRLIVDAITQRDDNRARALMEGHLRTSYAALTRRR; from the coding sequence ATGTCCGGATCGTTCCAGTACTACGCCCCCGACGAACTAAACCGGAGCCTCCAGGACCACCGGCTCATCGTCGACGCCATCACCCAGCGCGACGACAACCGTGCCCGCGCCTTGATGGAAGGCCACCTCCGCACCTCCTACGCCGCCCTCACCCGCAGACGCTGA
- a CDS encoding dihydrofolate reductase family protein produces MRKIILMMSVSLDGFFETADRDISWHLVDDELLRHLNERFRTMGAFMFGRVTHELMADYWPTADQVPGSSAPMLEFAGIWRDMPKFVFSRTLTQAGWNTTVIHDVVPEQIAELKARPGGDIALSGANLASTFMRHGLIDEFRILVHPVVLGQGRPLFEAPDVRMDLRLEETRTFGNGVVLLHYSNDGA; encoded by the coding sequence ATGCGCAAGATCATCCTCATGATGTCGGTTTCCTTGGACGGATTCTTCGAGACGGCCGACCGGGACATCAGCTGGCACCTGGTGGATGACGAACTCCTCCGCCACTTGAACGAGCGGTTCCGGACGATGGGAGCCTTCATGTTCGGGCGCGTCACCCATGAGCTGATGGCAGATTACTGGCCCACGGCCGACCAGGTTCCGGGCAGCTCGGCGCCCATGCTCGAGTTCGCCGGGATCTGGCGCGACATGCCCAAGTTCGTTTTTTCGCGGACCCTCACGCAGGCGGGCTGGAATACCACGGTGATTCACGACGTCGTGCCCGAACAAATTGCGGAACTGAAGGCGCGGCCCGGCGGCGACATCGCCCTTAGCGGCGCCAATTTGGCCTCCACTTTCATGCGGCACGGCCTGATCGACGAATTTCGCATTCTCGTCCATCCCGTGGTCCTTGGGCAGGGCCGGCCGCTGTTCGAGGCCCCTGATGTCCGAATGGACCTCAGGCTCGAGGAGACGCGGACGTTCGGCAACGGCGTGGTTTTGCTCCACTACTCGAACGACGGCGCCTAA
- a CDS encoding GAF and ANTAR domain-containing protein — translation MPNSPEHELMIELQDLIIGTETVADFLSGLSIVAAATIGRSLGTPVECGVTLKRQRGTTTVGGSSARAILLDKIEQRIGQGPCIEALRIKAPVLLNDVRTDPRWPAYQEQLIAEDCLGVLGVPLELNEDSAAALNFFAKSPGVFTEAIVREAAGFADIAGGAVRLAVKVGTAQDAAQDLQAAMRSRTAIDLACGIIMAQNGCTQAEAMEILVKVSSHRNQKLRDITEEMIVKISGVKPTTHFDGHQARP, via the coding sequence ATGCCCAACTCGCCGGAACACGAACTCATGATTGAGCTTCAGGACCTGATTATCGGTACGGAAACGGTCGCCGATTTCCTCAGCGGCCTCTCGATCGTGGCCGCGGCCACCATCGGCCGCAGTCTGGGGACGCCGGTGGAGTGCGGCGTCACGCTCAAGCGTCAAAGAGGGACGACGACGGTAGGAGGAAGCAGCGCCCGGGCAATCCTTCTGGACAAGATCGAGCAGCGCATAGGCCAAGGCCCCTGCATCGAGGCACTTCGGATCAAGGCCCCTGTCCTCCTGAACGATGTCCGCACAGATCCGCGGTGGCCCGCCTATCAGGAACAGTTGATCGCGGAAGACTGCTTGGGCGTCCTTGGTGTGCCGCTGGAACTGAATGAGGACTCGGCCGCGGCGCTGAACTTCTTTGCGAAGTCACCCGGTGTCTTCACCGAAGCGATCGTCCGGGAAGCCGCAGGGTTCGCCGACATCGCCGGCGGCGCCGTACGGCTAGCCGTGAAAGTCGGAACGGCGCAAGACGCAGCCCAGGACCTGCAGGCTGCGATGCGCAGCCGCACCGCGATAGACCTCGCCTGCGGCATCATCATGGCGCAAAACGGCTGCACGCAGGCCGAAGCCATGGAGATTTTGGTCAAAGTCTCAAGCCACCGGAACCAGAAGCTCCGTGACATCACGGAAGAGATGATCGTCAAGATCTCCGGCGTCAAGCCCACTACCCACTTCGACGGGCACCAAGCACGGCCGTAG
- a CDS encoding cupin domain-containing protein, with amino-acid sequence MRKPELEFHEPPADWQKTNGDAERGIWEQILAADPLSGDSTLLQRYEPGADTIASGVIVHDYWEEVIILSGELTDVTLGKTFTPGMYACRPPGMPHGPYRSGGGCSMLVIVRPESEPSM; translated from the coding sequence ATGCGCAAACCAGAGCTGGAGTTCCACGAACCCCCCGCTGACTGGCAGAAGACGAACGGCGATGCTGAACGCGGAATTTGGGAGCAGATCCTCGCCGCGGACCCTCTTAGCGGAGATTCGACCTTACTCCAACGCTATGAGCCCGGTGCTGACACCATAGCCAGCGGAGTGATCGTCCACGACTACTGGGAGGAGGTCATCATCCTCTCGGGGGAACTCACCGATGTGACCCTCGGGAAGACTTTTACGCCCGGTATGTACGCATGCCGTCCACCTGGCATGCCCCACGGACCCTACCGAAGCGGCGGGGGCTGCAGCATGCTCGTCATTGTCCGGCCGGAGTCAGAGCCAAGCATGTGA
- a CDS encoding PadR family transcriptional regulator, whose protein sequence is MKGIHDNKLTDGGPLFGRFGRSRSHRGPHGHGGFGPGRGFGPGFGPGFGPGFGPGGSRRASRGDVRAAILSLLAESPSNGYGLIKTIAEKTSGAWRPSPGSVYPTLQQLIDEDLIAPVGEGRRTEFTLTDAGRAYVADHAEELDNAWNTDPQGTGPAFHQSVAKLMGVIHQFRFAATEEQRNAAMEKIDETRRALYHILAD, encoded by the coding sequence ATGAAAGGCATTCACGACAACAAATTGACAGATGGCGGACCGCTGTTCGGACGCTTCGGGCGGAGTCGGAGCCATCGTGGGCCGCACGGCCACGGCGGCTTCGGGCCAGGCCGCGGATTCGGGCCCGGTTTTGGGCCTGGGTTTGGACCGGGCTTTGGTCCTGGTGGCTCGCGGCGGGCCAGCAGGGGCGATGTCCGTGCGGCAATTCTGTCCCTTCTGGCCGAATCACCCTCCAACGGGTACGGACTGATCAAAACCATTGCGGAGAAAACCTCCGGAGCGTGGCGCCCCAGCCCGGGCTCGGTTTACCCGACACTCCAGCAACTCATCGATGAAGATCTCATCGCACCCGTAGGAGAAGGCCGGCGCACGGAGTTCACGCTCACGGATGCGGGGAGGGCGTATGTGGCTGACCACGCCGAAGAACTGGACAACGCGTGGAACACCGATCCGCAGGGAACCGGTCCCGCGTTTCACCAGAGCGTGGCAAAGCTCATGGGAGTTATCCACCAATTCCGCTTCGCGGCAACCGAGGAACAACGCAATGCCGCGATGGAAAAGATCGATGAGACCCGACGCGCGCTTTATCACATCCTCGCCGACTAA
- a CDS encoding dihydrofolate reductase family protein: MSRVRCDLTISLDGFAAGPNQSLTEPLGEGGELLHRWQFEEPEANAAELEGILAAGAYIMGRNMFAGPGTWDEDWRGWWGEEPPYHAPVFVLTHHPRGPLEMQGGTTFNFVTDGIESALAQARGAAGSKDVAIAGGAQTVRQYLSAGLIDELRLHIAPIVLGAGERLLDGVADLKLEPTEVSGTGLVTHVRYRVIR; this comes from the coding sequence ATGAGCCGCGTCAGGTGCGATCTGACTATCTCCCTAGACGGATTCGCCGCCGGTCCGAACCAAAGCCTGACGGAACCCCTGGGCGAGGGCGGGGAGCTCCTGCACAGGTGGCAGTTCGAAGAACCCGAAGCCAACGCCGCCGAGCTCGAAGGCATCCTCGCGGCCGGCGCCTACATCATGGGACGGAACATGTTCGCGGGGCCCGGGACGTGGGATGAGGACTGGCGGGGATGGTGGGGTGAGGAACCGCCCTATCACGCACCCGTGTTCGTTCTCACCCACCATCCACGCGGGCCCTTGGAGATGCAGGGCGGCACCACCTTCAACTTCGTGACTGACGGGATCGAATCAGCGCTGGCCCAGGCGCGTGGGGCCGCCGGCAGCAAGGACGTGGCCATTGCCGGCGGAGCACAGACTGTCCGGCAATACCTTTCGGCGGGGCTGATTGACGAGCTGCGGCTCCACATCGCGCCCATCGTCCTGGGAGCCGGCGAGCGGCTGTTGGACGGCGTCGCGGACCTCAAGCTTGAGCCCACGGAAGTGAGCGGCACCGGCCTAGTCACCCACGTGCGCTATCGGGTAATCCGCTGA
- a CDS encoding GNAT family N-acetyltransferase, whose protein sequence is MSIGYWIASSHRQKGAARSALSALSLWAFTQPGIHRLELYVEQLNEGSWRTAQRSGFMREGLLRRWLEVDGRRKDMYVYSRVPAADTGNLAQD, encoded by the coding sequence GTGAGTATCGGCTACTGGATCGCTTCAAGCCACAGGCAAAAAGGCGCCGCTCGCAGCGCGCTGAGCGCACTGTCATTATGGGCTTTTACCCAGCCCGGCATTCACCGGCTGGAGCTTTATGTCGAGCAGTTGAACGAAGGCTCATGGCGAACGGCACAGCGAAGTGGTTTCATGCGCGAAGGGCTGCTGCGACGTTGGCTAGAAGTCGACGGACGGCGAAAGGACATGTATGTGTACTCCCGCGTTCCTGCGGCCGACACGGGCAACCTGGCGCAGGATTGA
- a CDS encoding helix-turn-helix transcriptional regulator, with product MDNRLAVREFLASRRAKITPEMAGLTLFGGRRRVPGLRREEVAMLAGVSVDYYTKLERGNLAGTSESVLDAIARALSLDEAERDHLYNLARASGPSGKAQRRPLQSGAVRPTLQFMLDSITGSPAFIGNHHMDIVAANQLGFALYSEMYRGAARPANHSRFIFLDPKARDFYPNWDLAANTNVAILRTQSGRNPFDKRLADLVGELSMRSEEFRTRWAAHNVRRHYAGTKIFRHPVVGELELAYEAMELAEDPGFTLTVYPAVPGSPSDERLRMLASWAATERIQDLADAPQPQRVHRP from the coding sequence GTGGACAACAGGTTGGCAGTGCGCGAATTTCTCGCCTCAAGACGCGCCAAAATCACCCCCGAAATGGCCGGGCTGACGCTCTTTGGCGGACGCCGCCGGGTCCCCGGCCTGCGCCGTGAAGAGGTTGCGATGCTCGCCGGCGTCAGCGTGGACTACTACACCAAGCTTGAGCGCGGGAACCTGGCCGGGACCTCCGAAAGTGTCCTCGATGCCATCGCGCGGGCGCTGAGCCTCGACGAGGCCGAACGGGACCACCTCTACAACCTTGCCCGCGCATCCGGCCCGTCCGGCAAAGCCCAGCGGCGCCCCCTCCAAAGCGGGGCAGTCCGCCCGACGCTCCAGTTCATGCTCGACTCCATCACGGGTTCGCCGGCCTTCATCGGCAACCACCACATGGACATCGTGGCCGCCAACCAGCTTGGTTTTGCCCTGTACTCGGAGATGTACCGCGGCGCGGCACGGCCCGCCAACCACTCCCGGTTCATTTTCCTGGATCCCAAAGCCCGGGACTTCTACCCCAACTGGGACCTGGCGGCCAATACCAACGTCGCCATCCTCCGGACGCAGAGCGGGCGCAACCCCTTTGACAAGCGCCTGGCCGATCTCGTCGGAGAGCTGTCCATGCGCAGCGAAGAATTCCGGACGCGTTGGGCCGCCCACAATGTCCGGCGCCACTACGCCGGGACCAAGATTTTCCGGCACCCCGTCGTAGGCGAGCTCGAACTCGCCTACGAAGCCATGGAGCTCGCCGAGGACCCCGGCTTCACCCTCACCGTCTACCCGGCCGTGCCCGGATCCCCATCCGATGAACGCCTCCGCATGCTCGCCAGCTGGGCCGCCACTGAACGAATCCAAGACCTCGCGGACGCACCCCAGCCACAAAGGGTCCATCGCCCCTGA
- a CDS encoding multidrug effflux MFS transporter, protein MTVIKTPVPAREQTVGRPLAVVLGLLTIFGPISMDLYLPVLPALTVELQSTTSVAQLTITACLLGLAIGQVIAGPLSDRFGRRTPLLIGVSAYALTSALCALSPTVETLVIARFVQGLAGAVGIVIAQAAGRDVYSGGTLLRYYGRLTVLGGLAAIIGPVIGGQLATVTDWRGVFVFLAAVGIAILAASLVIFHETLPANRRVAGGFSHALNGFRRLLADRVFAGAVLITGFTYSAIFSYLSGATYILQGMYRLSPQGYSLAFGLNSLGFMVFGFIAGRLAERWSERGTLTVGLMMTSAGALGLLATALLHLPLAAIVLSLFTMVSGVAVTSPPATSLALKDYPDIAGTASSLLGLARFAFGGIAAPLVGIGGANDAVPFGIVATVSAAAAALCLGLVSGRRQDRGGTPV, encoded by the coding sequence GTGACAGTCATCAAGACCCCGGTGCCCGCACGTGAGCAGACCGTCGGCCGCCCGCTGGCGGTTGTGCTTGGCCTGCTGACAATCTTCGGCCCGATTTCCATGGACCTCTACCTGCCTGTTCTTCCGGCCCTTACCGTTGAGCTTCAAAGCACGACGTCGGTTGCCCAGCTGACGATTACTGCCTGCCTGCTGGGCCTGGCCATAGGCCAGGTCATCGCAGGGCCGCTTTCGGACCGCTTCGGCCGCCGAACGCCGCTGCTGATCGGGGTCAGCGCATACGCCCTGACATCGGCCTTGTGTGCACTCAGTCCGACCGTGGAAACACTCGTCATCGCGAGGTTCGTCCAGGGCCTGGCCGGTGCCGTAGGCATAGTGATCGCCCAGGCTGCCGGCCGCGACGTCTACTCGGGCGGCACGCTGCTTCGTTACTACGGCCGGCTCACTGTGCTCGGAGGACTGGCGGCGATCATCGGCCCGGTCATCGGCGGGCAGCTCGCAACGGTCACGGACTGGCGCGGAGTCTTCGTTTTCCTTGCGGCCGTTGGCATCGCCATCCTGGCGGCATCGTTGGTGATCTTCCACGAAACCCTGCCGGCCAACAGGCGCGTTGCCGGCGGGTTCTCCCATGCCCTCAACGGCTTCCGCCGACTCCTCGCCGACCGGGTGTTCGCCGGAGCGGTCCTCATCACCGGCTTCACCTACTCCGCGATATTCTCCTACCTGAGCGGGGCAACTTACATTCTCCAAGGCATGTATCGACTCTCCCCGCAGGGCTACTCGTTAGCTTTCGGCCTGAATTCCCTAGGCTTCATGGTCTTCGGGTTCATCGCCGGCCGCCTGGCTGAACGGTGGTCCGAACGTGGCACGCTCACCGTCGGCCTGATGATGACATCCGCCGGCGCCCTGGGGCTGCTTGCGACGGCACTCCTGCACCTGCCTCTGGCCGCCATCGTCCTGTCCCTGTTCACGATGGTCAGCGGCGTGGCCGTTACCAGCCCGCCGGCCACGTCACTCGCACTCAAGGACTACCCGGACATCGCCGGGACAGCCTCCTCACTCCTGGGACTGGCCCGTTTTGCTTTCGGCGGCATCGCCGCACCCCTCGTGGGCATCGGCGGCGCCAACGATGCTGTTCCCTTCGGCATCGTCGCAACTGTTTCCGCAGCAGCGGCAGCCCTGTGCCTTGGACTGGTCAGCGGGCGGCGCCAAGACCGTGGCGGCACGCCAGTGTGA
- a CDS encoding MFS transporter, with translation MSPALPDIRPPSAPLYAAGFVTAFGAHSVAAGMGAQSANIGLTLLTLGVLLAAYDISEVFLKPVFGALSDRIGTKPVIVGGLLAFAVLSLPGLWGSDPLMLGLARLGQGAAASAFSPAASAMVARIAGGKSAGTYFGRYGSWKSFGYVIGPLLGAGLILAGGFALLFAALSGLAAAAALWVFLRVPHLEPLPRQRYTVLDLARQVTERRFLVPTLVLAASTGAMGAAIGFLPALATQHGLGPLAGTATVSVLAMAALLVQPRIGKMRDQQRISDGHGMTAGLLLTASGVALIALAPGPVALFISAAAIGAGVGAATPLGFAHLADTTPPERMGRTMGSAELGRELGDAGGPLLVGGIATASALPFGLGALALLVAAASVPRLTKNPTDAESPSSRKRG, from the coding sequence ATGAGCCCCGCCCTGCCGGACATCCGCCCGCCCTCCGCACCGCTGTACGCGGCAGGGTTCGTGACAGCCTTCGGCGCCCACAGCGTTGCCGCGGGCATGGGTGCCCAGAGCGCGAACATCGGCCTAACACTGCTGACTCTGGGCGTCCTGCTGGCTGCCTATGACATCTCGGAAGTGTTCCTCAAACCCGTCTTCGGCGCACTGAGCGACAGAATCGGCACCAAGCCCGTCATCGTCGGCGGTCTCCTGGCCTTCGCCGTACTCTCCCTCCCGGGCCTGTGGGGCAGCGATCCCCTCATGCTGGGGCTGGCGCGCCTCGGGCAGGGCGCGGCGGCATCGGCGTTCTCCCCGGCAGCGTCGGCCATGGTGGCACGGATCGCCGGAGGGAAAAGCGCCGGCACCTACTTCGGCCGGTACGGATCCTGGAAGAGCTTTGGCTACGTGATCGGGCCGCTCCTTGGGGCGGGGCTGATCCTCGCCGGCGGGTTCGCCTTGCTCTTTGCCGCGCTCTCCGGGCTGGCGGCAGCGGCGGCCCTCTGGGTCTTTCTCCGCGTCCCCCACCTGGAACCCCTTCCGCGCCAGCGCTACACGGTCCTTGACCTGGCACGCCAGGTCACCGAACGTCGCTTCCTCGTCCCCACGTTGGTGCTCGCGGCGTCGACGGGCGCAATGGGGGCCGCGATCGGCTTCCTTCCCGCGCTGGCCACCCAACACGGGCTGGGCCCGCTCGCAGGAACCGCGACAGTAAGCGTCCTGGCGATGGCCGCACTCCTGGTGCAGCCGAGAATCGGCAAGATGCGCGACCAGCAGCGCATCAGCGACGGCCACGGAATGACCGCCGGCCTCCTGCTCACCGCCAGCGGCGTGGCCCTCATCGCGCTGGCGCCCGGGCCGGTCGCCTTGTTCATCTCGGCCGCCGCAATCGGCGCCGGCGTGGGCGCCGCGACGCCCCTGGGTTTTGCCCATCTGGCCGACACCACACCGCCGGAACGAATGGGCCGGACCATGGGTTCGGCCGAACTGGGAAGGGAACTCGGCGACGCCGGAGGCCCGCTTCTCGTCGGAGGAATCGCCACTGCCAGCGCGTTGCCCTTTGGCCTCGGAGCCCTGGCCCTCCTGGTAGCAGCCGCCAGCGTGCCCCGCCTCACCAAAAACCCTACCGATGCCGAATCTCCGAGCAGCCGGAAACGCGGCTAG
- a CDS encoding metalloregulator ArsR/SmtB family transcription factor, whose protein sequence is MNADTQPCALGPDSQYVELAVEVFAMLADATRVRLILALRDGELPVNALAEKAGKPAAAVSQHLAKMRLARMVSTRQEGTKVYYRLADGHAWQLVADAIHQAEHALGTAPHHGAAPHHVPGAGRA, encoded by the coding sequence ATGAATGCAGATACGCAGCCTTGCGCGCTTGGGCCCGACAGCCAGTATGTGGAGCTGGCAGTCGAGGTTTTCGCCATGCTGGCGGACGCCACCCGGGTCAGGCTGATCCTTGCCCTTCGTGATGGCGAGCTGCCGGTGAATGCGCTGGCCGAGAAAGCCGGAAAGCCCGCGGCTGCCGTGTCCCAGCATCTGGCCAAAATGCGCCTGGCCCGCATGGTTTCCACCCGGCAGGAGGGCACGAAGGTTTACTACCGGCTCGCCGATGGTCACGCCTGGCAGCTTGTTGCCGACGCCATCCATCAGGCCGAGCATGCCTTAGGAACGGCTCCGCATCATGGTGCCGCACCACATCATGTTCCCGGGGCGGGCCGGGCATGA
- a CDS encoding cation diffusion facilitator family transporter, with protein MQELFVPHSHDSADSVDEAMESSAEGIRAVKVSLLGLGATSLFQLAIVLISGSVALLADTVHNFSDALTAVPLWIAFLLGRRAATRTYTFGFGRAEDLAGLFIVAMIALSAVIAAVESVHRFFAPQPIQNLGWVLGAGIVGFAGNELVAIYRIRVGRKIGSAALVADGIHARTDGFTSLAVVAGVVGTWLGFPLADPVVGLLISVAIAILLRGTVRDIGRRLMDGVNPALTDRLAEIVRRLAPDGSTSRLRWSGHRLHAEISIPAGGCGDLAELAALAADLKHAAQHALPNIGSVAVVPRFD; from the coding sequence GTGCAGGAACTCTTCGTCCCGCACTCCCACGATTCGGCGGACTCCGTCGACGAAGCCATGGAGTCCAGCGCGGAAGGCATCCGCGCGGTCAAAGTCTCGTTGCTCGGACTCGGCGCCACGTCGCTCTTCCAGCTGGCCATCGTCCTGATCAGCGGGTCCGTCGCGCTGCTGGCCGACACCGTGCACAACTTTTCCGACGCCCTGACCGCAGTCCCTCTGTGGATCGCCTTCCTGCTCGGCCGCCGTGCCGCCACCCGGACTTACACCTTTGGCTTCGGCCGCGCCGAGGACCTGGCGGGATTGTTCATCGTGGCCATGATCGCCCTGTCCGCCGTGATTGCCGCCGTCGAGTCCGTCCATCGTTTCTTTGCCCCGCAGCCAATCCAGAACCTGGGCTGGGTGCTGGGCGCAGGAATTGTCGGCTTCGCCGGCAACGAACTCGTGGCGATCTACCGGATCCGGGTCGGACGGAAAATCGGCTCCGCCGCCCTGGTGGCCGACGGGATCCACGCCCGGACCGATGGCTTTACCTCCCTGGCCGTGGTCGCCGGCGTCGTCGGCACCTGGCTTGGCTTCCCCTTGGCCGATCCGGTCGTCGGCCTGCTCATCTCCGTTGCCATCGCCATCCTGCTCCGGGGAACCGTCCGGGACATCGGGCGCAGACTCATGGACGGCGTCAACCCGGCACTCACTGACAGACTCGCCGAAATCGTGCGGCGGCTTGCCCCAGACGGCTCCACGTCACGGCTGCGGTGGTCCGGCCACAGGCTGCACGCGGAAATCAGCATTCCGGCCGGCGGCTGCGGCGATCTTGCCGAACTGGCGGCGCTGGCCGCGGACCTCAAGCACGCCGCACAGCACGCTTTGCCGAATATCGGATCGGTGGCGGTCGTTCCCCGGTTCGATTAG
- a CDS encoding sialidase family protein, producing the protein MGCMATPESYVLAIGTKKGLWLATSQDRKQWSFTGPHFLMSEIPSIGIDTRDGRTRIMVGVRSEHWGPTVAHSDDLGASWTEPEQGAIKFPDGTDAAVERIWQIYPDAESRPGVVWAGAEPISVWKSTDGGEHFELNRGLWDHPHRSEWGAGYGGAAAHSIVVNPSGDNVHVAMSTGGVYRSLDGGSSWEPRNKGISAYFMPDPNPEFGQCVHKIAADAAVEGRLYAQNHHGVYRSDDNAENWESIAEGLPADFGFVMLTHPRRAGTAWVIPLKADGERIPPEGKLAVHRTDDAGGSWKRLDAGLPQSEYNAVLRDAAAVDSAEPAGVYFGTRGGSVYASADEGESFAEVASHLPDVLCVRAAVVADARVAATASA; encoded by the coding sequence ATGGGGTGCATGGCTACCCCTGAGAGTTACGTCCTAGCAATCGGGACCAAGAAAGGCCTCTGGCTGGCGACCAGCCAGGACCGGAAGCAATGGTCCTTCACCGGCCCGCACTTCCTGATGAGCGAGATCCCGAGCATCGGCATCGACACGCGCGACGGCCGCACCCGAATCATGGTGGGCGTCAGGTCGGAACACTGGGGCCCCACCGTTGCCCATTCGGATGACCTCGGCGCTTCGTGGACCGAACCGGAACAAGGCGCGATCAAATTCCCCGACGGCACCGACGCCGCCGTGGAACGCATCTGGCAGATCTACCCCGACGCCGAGTCCCGCCCCGGAGTGGTGTGGGCCGGGGCCGAGCCGATTTCGGTCTGGAAGTCCACCGACGGCGGCGAGCACTTCGAGCTGAACCGCGGGCTCTGGGACCACCCGCACCGCAGCGAATGGGGCGCCGGATACGGCGGCGCCGCCGCGCACTCGATCGTGGTCAACCCGTCCGGGGACAACGTGCACGTCGCGATGAGCACCGGCGGAGTGTACCGCTCGCTCGACGGCGGGTCGTCCTGGGAGCCGCGGAACAAGGGCATCTCCGCCTACTTCATGCCCGATCCCAACCCGGAATTCGGCCAGTGCGTGCACAAGATAGCGGCGGACGCCGCCGTCGAAGGCCGCCTCTACGCGCAAAATCACCACGGCGTCTACCGCAGTGATGACAATGCCGAGAACTGGGAGTCAATCGCGGAGGGGTTGCCCGCCGATTTCGGTTTCGTGATGCTGACGCATCCGAGGCGGGCGGGCACGGCCTGGGTGATTCCGCTCAAGGCCGACGGCGAGCGGATTCCCCCCGAGGGAAAGCTCGCGGTGCACCGGACGGATGACGCCGGCGGCAGTTGGAAGCGCCTGGACGCCGGACTGCCGCAGTCAGAATACAACGCCGTGCTCCGTGACGCGGCCGCGGTGGATTCTGCCGAACCCGCCGGGGTGTACTTCGGAACACGCGGCGGCTCGGTCTATGCCAGCGCTGACGAGGGCGAATCGTTTGCCGAGGTGGCGTCCCACCTGCCGGACGTCCTGTGCGTGCGCGCCGCCGTGGTTGCCGATGCACGGGTCGCAGCAACGGCTTCCGCGTGA
- a CDS encoding MoaD/ThiS family protein, which translates to MAEISVVLPSVLQPLAGGQSYLTAPADGTVTVGWLLDSVTGDYPVLARRLRDETGALRRYVNIYVNGDEVRRLQGLDTEVAAGQEVLIIQSVAGG; encoded by the coding sequence GTGGCTGAGATCAGCGTGGTGCTTCCCAGCGTCCTCCAGCCGCTCGCCGGCGGGCAGTCCTACCTGACTGCGCCCGCCGACGGGACGGTGACTGTGGGCTGGTTGCTGGATTCCGTGACCGGGGATTACCCGGTGCTCGCCAGGAGGCTGCGGGACGAAACGGGTGCCCTCCGCCGCTACGTGAATATTTACGTGAACGGTGACGAGGTCCGGCGTCTCCAGGGCCTGGATACGGAGGTCGCTGCCGGCCAGGAAGTGCTGATCATTCAGTCCGTGGCCGGGGGATAG